The following coding sequences are from one Nicotiana tomentosiformis chromosome 3, ASM39032v3, whole genome shotgun sequence window:
- the LOC104112230 gene encoding sec-independent protein translocase protein TATB, chloroplastic isoform X11: MTLMASAISAPTASSSSSLSSFTSKRLSFSALSNSSISAPKVQLLKWIPYSGLTPFSSWNGLKQLSISKSQYSVQIGRSRKHKGKGVYASLFGVGAPEALVIGVVALLVFGPKGLAEVARNLGKTLREFQPTIRELQEVSRDFKSTLEREIGLDDIKGSGQDTIKSSTTLRQEVDPNGSPSPSIASSSEEDMERLLRIAEAEKQAEKDLASLLESQSESRTVSQVADNTSSSDRAYSTEEYLKITEEQLNATPQLQNETSIPEQSPINAQSLSQDGAYSSEEVSKITELQLSSPQQSPSNVQSQSQETLKEAASPIPSSQKPESET, from the exons ATGACCCTCATGGCTTCTGCAATCTCTGCTCCtactgcttcttcttcttcttcactatCATCATTCACTAGTAAAAGACTCTCTTTCTCTGCCCTTTCAAATTCTTCCATTTCAGCTCCCAAAGTTCAGTTGTTGAAGTGGATTCCTTACTCGGGTCTCACCCCTTTCTCTTCTTGGAATGGACTGAAGCAACTCTCCATTTCAAAATCTCAATATTCAGTACAAATTG GAAGAAGTAGAAAACACAAAGGGAAAGGAGTATATGCATCTCTGTTTGGTGTTGGTGCACCTGAGGCACTAGTAATTGGGGTTGTGGCCTTGCTTGTGTTTGGCCCAAAAGGTCTTGCCGAG GTTGCTCGTAACCTTGGGAAAACTTTGCGTGAATTTCAACCTACTATCAGAGAACTTCAG GAAGTTTCAAGGGACTTCAAGAGCACACTTGAACGAGAGATTGGCCTTGATGACATTAAAGGTTCAGGCCAAGACACAATTAAGTCTAGCACAACTTTAAGACAGGAGGTTGATCCCA ATGGTTCTCCATCGCCAAGCATAGCTTCCTCAAGTGAGGAGGACATGGAAAGGCTGCTGAGAATCGCTGAGGCTGAAAAACAAGCTGAGAAAGACCTTGCATCCTTACTTGAAAGTCAGTCTGAATCCCGAACTGTGTCACAAG TTGCAGATAATACTTCTTCCTCAGATAGAGCATACTCAACTGAAGAGTACTTGAAGATCACCGAGGAGCAGCTAAACGCAACTCCTCAGCTGCAGAATGAGACATCTATTCCCGAGCAAAGCCCCATCAATGCCCAAAGCCTGTCGCAAG ATGGAGCATATTCAAGTGAAGAGGTTTCAAAGATCACTGAGCTGCAGCTATCTTCTCCCCAGCAAAGCCCCTCCAATGTCCAAAGCCAGTCGCAAG AAACTCTGAAAGAAGCTGCCTCGCCGATCCCTTCTTCCCAGAAACCTGAAAGCGAGACATAG
- the LOC104112230 gene encoding sec-independent protein translocase protein TATB, chloroplastic isoform X3, which yields MTLMASAISAPTASSSSSLSSFTSKRLSFSALSNSSISAPKVQLLKWIPYSGLTPFSSWNGLKQLSISKSQYSVQIVIVFTGRSRKHKGKGVYASLFGVGAPEALVIGVVALLVFGPKGLAEVARNLGKTLREFQPTIRELQEVSRDFKSTLEREIGLDDIKGSGQDTIKSSTTLRQEVDPNGSPSPSIASSSEEDMERLLRIAEAEKQAEKDLASLLESQSESRTVSQDNTSSSDRAYSTEEYLKITEEQLNATPQLQNETSIPEQSPINAQSLSQADNSSSSDGAYSSEEVSKITELQLSSPQQSPSNVQSQSQETLKEAASPIPSSQKPESET from the exons ATGACCCTCATGGCTTCTGCAATCTCTGCTCCtactgcttcttcttcttcttcactatCATCATTCACTAGTAAAAGACTCTCTTTCTCTGCCCTTTCAAATTCTTCCATTTCAGCTCCCAAAGTTCAGTTGTTGAAGTGGATTCCTTACTCGGGTCTCACCCCTTTCTCTTCTTGGAATGGACTGAAGCAACTCTCCATTTCAAAATCTCAATATTCAGTACAAATTG TGATTGTGTTTACAGGAAGAAGTAGAAAACACAAAGGGAAAGGAGTATATGCATCTCTGTTTGGTGTTGGTGCACCTGAGGCACTAGTAATTGGGGTTGTGGCCTTGCTTGTGTTTGGCCCAAAAGGTCTTGCCGAG GTTGCTCGTAACCTTGGGAAAACTTTGCGTGAATTTCAACCTACTATCAGAGAACTTCAG GAAGTTTCAAGGGACTTCAAGAGCACACTTGAACGAGAGATTGGCCTTGATGACATTAAAGGTTCAGGCCAAGACACAATTAAGTCTAGCACAACTTTAAGACAGGAGGTTGATCCCA ATGGTTCTCCATCGCCAAGCATAGCTTCCTCAAGTGAGGAGGACATGGAAAGGCTGCTGAGAATCGCTGAGGCTGAAAAACAAGCTGAGAAAGACCTTGCATCCTTACTTGAAAGTCAGTCTGAATCCCGAACTGTGTCACAAG ATAATACTTCTTCCTCAGATAGAGCATACTCAACTGAAGAGTACTTGAAGATCACCGAGGAGCAGCTAAACGCAACTCCTCAGCTGCAGAATGAGACATCTATTCCCGAGCAAAGCCCCATCAATGCCCAAAGCCTGTCGCAAG CAGATAATTCATCTTCCTCAGATGGAGCATATTCAAGTGAAGAGGTTTCAAAGATCACTGAGCTGCAGCTATCTTCTCCCCAGCAAAGCCCCTCCAATGTCCAAAGCCAGTCGCAAG AAACTCTGAAAGAAGCTGCCTCGCCGATCCCTTCTTCCCAGAAACCTGAAAGCGAGACATAG
- the LOC104112230 gene encoding sec-independent protein translocase protein TATB, chloroplastic isoform X4, with protein MTLMASAISAPTASSSSSLSSFTSKRLSFSALSNSSISAPKVQLLKWIPYSGLTPFSSWNGLKQLSISKSQYSVQIVIVFTGRSRKHKGKGVYASLFGVGAPEALVIGVVALLVFGPKGLAEVARNLGKTLREFQPTIRELQEVSRDFKSTLEREIGLDDIKGSGQDTIKSSTTLRQEVDPNGSPSPSIASSSEEDMERLLRIAEAEKQAEKDLASLLESQSESRTVSQDNTSSSDRAYSTEEYLKITEEQLNATPQLQNETSIPEQSPINAQSLSQDNSSSSDGAYSSEEVSKITELQLSSPQQSPSNVQSQSQETLKEAASPIPSSQKPESET; from the exons ATGACCCTCATGGCTTCTGCAATCTCTGCTCCtactgcttcttcttcttcttcactatCATCATTCACTAGTAAAAGACTCTCTTTCTCTGCCCTTTCAAATTCTTCCATTTCAGCTCCCAAAGTTCAGTTGTTGAAGTGGATTCCTTACTCGGGTCTCACCCCTTTCTCTTCTTGGAATGGACTGAAGCAACTCTCCATTTCAAAATCTCAATATTCAGTACAAATTG TGATTGTGTTTACAGGAAGAAGTAGAAAACACAAAGGGAAAGGAGTATATGCATCTCTGTTTGGTGTTGGTGCACCTGAGGCACTAGTAATTGGGGTTGTGGCCTTGCTTGTGTTTGGCCCAAAAGGTCTTGCCGAG GTTGCTCGTAACCTTGGGAAAACTTTGCGTGAATTTCAACCTACTATCAGAGAACTTCAG GAAGTTTCAAGGGACTTCAAGAGCACACTTGAACGAGAGATTGGCCTTGATGACATTAAAGGTTCAGGCCAAGACACAATTAAGTCTAGCACAACTTTAAGACAGGAGGTTGATCCCA ATGGTTCTCCATCGCCAAGCATAGCTTCCTCAAGTGAGGAGGACATGGAAAGGCTGCTGAGAATCGCTGAGGCTGAAAAACAAGCTGAGAAAGACCTTGCATCCTTACTTGAAAGTCAGTCTGAATCCCGAACTGTGTCACAAG ATAATACTTCTTCCTCAGATAGAGCATACTCAACTGAAGAGTACTTGAAGATCACCGAGGAGCAGCTAAACGCAACTCCTCAGCTGCAGAATGAGACATCTATTCCCGAGCAAAGCCCCATCAATGCCCAAAGCCTGTCGCAAG ATAATTCATCTTCCTCAGATGGAGCATATTCAAGTGAAGAGGTTTCAAAGATCACTGAGCTGCAGCTATCTTCTCCCCAGCAAAGCCCCTCCAATGTCCAAAGCCAGTCGCAAG AAACTCTGAAAGAAGCTGCCTCGCCGATCCCTTCTTCCCAGAAACCTGAAAGCGAGACATAG
- the LOC104112230 gene encoding sec-independent protein translocase protein TATB, chloroplastic isoform X8 codes for MTLMASAISAPTASSSSSLSSFTSKRLSFSALSNSSISAPKVQLLKWIPYSGLTPFSSWNGLKQLSISKSQYSVQIVIVFTGRSRKHKGKGVYASLFGVGAPEALVIGVVALLVFGPKGLAEVARNLGKTLREFQPTIRELQEVSRDFKSTLEREIGLDDIKGSGQDTIKSSTTLRQEVDPNGSPSPSIASSSEEDMERLLRIAEAEKQAEKDLASLLESQSESRTVSQVADNTSSSDRAYSTEEYLKITEEQLNATPQLQNETSIPEQSPINAQSLSQDGAYSSEEVSKITELQLSSPQQSPSNVQSQSQETLKEAASPIPSSQKPESET; via the exons ATGACCCTCATGGCTTCTGCAATCTCTGCTCCtactgcttcttcttcttcttcactatCATCATTCACTAGTAAAAGACTCTCTTTCTCTGCCCTTTCAAATTCTTCCATTTCAGCTCCCAAAGTTCAGTTGTTGAAGTGGATTCCTTACTCGGGTCTCACCCCTTTCTCTTCTTGGAATGGACTGAAGCAACTCTCCATTTCAAAATCTCAATATTCAGTACAAATTG TGATTGTGTTTACAGGAAGAAGTAGAAAACACAAAGGGAAAGGAGTATATGCATCTCTGTTTGGTGTTGGTGCACCTGAGGCACTAGTAATTGGGGTTGTGGCCTTGCTTGTGTTTGGCCCAAAAGGTCTTGCCGAG GTTGCTCGTAACCTTGGGAAAACTTTGCGTGAATTTCAACCTACTATCAGAGAACTTCAG GAAGTTTCAAGGGACTTCAAGAGCACACTTGAACGAGAGATTGGCCTTGATGACATTAAAGGTTCAGGCCAAGACACAATTAAGTCTAGCACAACTTTAAGACAGGAGGTTGATCCCA ATGGTTCTCCATCGCCAAGCATAGCTTCCTCAAGTGAGGAGGACATGGAAAGGCTGCTGAGAATCGCTGAGGCTGAAAAACAAGCTGAGAAAGACCTTGCATCCTTACTTGAAAGTCAGTCTGAATCCCGAACTGTGTCACAAG TTGCAGATAATACTTCTTCCTCAGATAGAGCATACTCAACTGAAGAGTACTTGAAGATCACCGAGGAGCAGCTAAACGCAACTCCTCAGCTGCAGAATGAGACATCTATTCCCGAGCAAAGCCCCATCAATGCCCAAAGCCTGTCGCAAG ATGGAGCATATTCAAGTGAAGAGGTTTCAAAGATCACTGAGCTGCAGCTATCTTCTCCCCAGCAAAGCCCCTCCAATGTCCAAAGCCAGTCGCAAG AAACTCTGAAAGAAGCTGCCTCGCCGATCCCTTCTTCCCAGAAACCTGAAAGCGAGACATAG
- the LOC104112230 gene encoding sec-independent protein translocase protein TATB, chloroplastic isoform X10 — MTLMASAISAPTASSSSSLSSFTSKRLSFSALSNSSISAPKVQLLKWIPYSGLTPFSSWNGLKQLSISKSQYSVQIVIVFTGRSRKHKGKGVYASLFGVGAPEALVIGVVALLVFGPKGLAEVARNLGKTLREFQPTIRELQEVSRDFKSTLEREIGLDDIKGSGQDTIKSSTTLRQEVDPNGSPSPSIASSSEEDMERLLRIAEAEKQAEKDLASLLESQSESRTVSQDNTSSSDRAYSTEEYLKITEEQLNATPQLQNETSIPEQSPINAQSLSQDGAYSSEEVSKITELQLSSPQQSPSNVQSQSQETLKEAASPIPSSQKPESET; from the exons ATGACCCTCATGGCTTCTGCAATCTCTGCTCCtactgcttcttcttcttcttcactatCATCATTCACTAGTAAAAGACTCTCTTTCTCTGCCCTTTCAAATTCTTCCATTTCAGCTCCCAAAGTTCAGTTGTTGAAGTGGATTCCTTACTCGGGTCTCACCCCTTTCTCTTCTTGGAATGGACTGAAGCAACTCTCCATTTCAAAATCTCAATATTCAGTACAAATTG TGATTGTGTTTACAGGAAGAAGTAGAAAACACAAAGGGAAAGGAGTATATGCATCTCTGTTTGGTGTTGGTGCACCTGAGGCACTAGTAATTGGGGTTGTGGCCTTGCTTGTGTTTGGCCCAAAAGGTCTTGCCGAG GTTGCTCGTAACCTTGGGAAAACTTTGCGTGAATTTCAACCTACTATCAGAGAACTTCAG GAAGTTTCAAGGGACTTCAAGAGCACACTTGAACGAGAGATTGGCCTTGATGACATTAAAGGTTCAGGCCAAGACACAATTAAGTCTAGCACAACTTTAAGACAGGAGGTTGATCCCA ATGGTTCTCCATCGCCAAGCATAGCTTCCTCAAGTGAGGAGGACATGGAAAGGCTGCTGAGAATCGCTGAGGCTGAAAAACAAGCTGAGAAAGACCTTGCATCCTTACTTGAAAGTCAGTCTGAATCCCGAACTGTGTCACAAG ATAATACTTCTTCCTCAGATAGAGCATACTCAACTGAAGAGTACTTGAAGATCACCGAGGAGCAGCTAAACGCAACTCCTCAGCTGCAGAATGAGACATCTATTCCCGAGCAAAGCCCCATCAATGCCCAAAGCCTGTCGCAAG ATGGAGCATATTCAAGTGAAGAGGTTTCAAAGATCACTGAGCTGCAGCTATCTTCTCCCCAGCAAAGCCCCTCCAATGTCCAAAGCCAGTCGCAAG AAACTCTGAAAGAAGCTGCCTCGCCGATCCCTTCTTCCCAGAAACCTGAAAGCGAGACATAG
- the LOC104112230 gene encoding sec-independent protein translocase protein TATB, chloroplastic isoform X5 yields the protein MTLMASAISAPTASSSSSLSSFTSKRLSFSALSNSSISAPKVQLLKWIPYSGLTPFSSWNGLKQLSISKSQYSVQIGRSRKHKGKGVYASLFGVGAPEALVIGVVALLVFGPKGLAEVARNLGKTLREFQPTIRELQEVSRDFKSTLEREIGLDDIKGSGQDTIKSSTTLRQEVDPNGSPSPSIASSSEEDMERLLRIAEAEKQAEKDLASLLESQSESRTVSQVADNTSSSDRAYSTEEYLKITEEQLNATPQLQNETSIPEQSPINAQSLSQADNSSSSDGAYSSEEVSKITELQLSSPQQSPSNVQSQSQETLKEAASPIPSSQKPESET from the exons ATGACCCTCATGGCTTCTGCAATCTCTGCTCCtactgcttcttcttcttcttcactatCATCATTCACTAGTAAAAGACTCTCTTTCTCTGCCCTTTCAAATTCTTCCATTTCAGCTCCCAAAGTTCAGTTGTTGAAGTGGATTCCTTACTCGGGTCTCACCCCTTTCTCTTCTTGGAATGGACTGAAGCAACTCTCCATTTCAAAATCTCAATATTCAGTACAAATTG GAAGAAGTAGAAAACACAAAGGGAAAGGAGTATATGCATCTCTGTTTGGTGTTGGTGCACCTGAGGCACTAGTAATTGGGGTTGTGGCCTTGCTTGTGTTTGGCCCAAAAGGTCTTGCCGAG GTTGCTCGTAACCTTGGGAAAACTTTGCGTGAATTTCAACCTACTATCAGAGAACTTCAG GAAGTTTCAAGGGACTTCAAGAGCACACTTGAACGAGAGATTGGCCTTGATGACATTAAAGGTTCAGGCCAAGACACAATTAAGTCTAGCACAACTTTAAGACAGGAGGTTGATCCCA ATGGTTCTCCATCGCCAAGCATAGCTTCCTCAAGTGAGGAGGACATGGAAAGGCTGCTGAGAATCGCTGAGGCTGAAAAACAAGCTGAGAAAGACCTTGCATCCTTACTTGAAAGTCAGTCTGAATCCCGAACTGTGTCACAAG TTGCAGATAATACTTCTTCCTCAGATAGAGCATACTCAACTGAAGAGTACTTGAAGATCACCGAGGAGCAGCTAAACGCAACTCCTCAGCTGCAGAATGAGACATCTATTCCCGAGCAAAGCCCCATCAATGCCCAAAGCCTGTCGCAAG CAGATAATTCATCTTCCTCAGATGGAGCATATTCAAGTGAAGAGGTTTCAAAGATCACTGAGCTGCAGCTATCTTCTCCCCAGCAAAGCCCCTCCAATGTCCAAAGCCAGTCGCAAG AAACTCTGAAAGAAGCTGCCTCGCCGATCCCTTCTTCCCAGAAACCTGAAAGCGAGACATAG
- the LOC104112230 gene encoding sec-independent protein translocase protein TATB, chloroplastic isoform X1 — protein sequence MTLMASAISAPTASSSSSLSSFTSKRLSFSALSNSSISAPKVQLLKWIPYSGLTPFSSWNGLKQLSISKSQYSVQIVIVFTGRSRKHKGKGVYASLFGVGAPEALVIGVVALLVFGPKGLAEVARNLGKTLREFQPTIRELQEVSRDFKSTLEREIGLDDIKGSGQDTIKSSTTLRQEVDPNGSPSPSIASSSEEDMERLLRIAEAEKQAEKDLASLLESQSESRTVSQVADNTSSSDRAYSTEEYLKITEEQLNATPQLQNETSIPEQSPINAQSLSQADNSSSSDGAYSSEEVSKITELQLSSPQQSPSNVQSQSQETLKEAASPIPSSQKPESET from the exons ATGACCCTCATGGCTTCTGCAATCTCTGCTCCtactgcttcttcttcttcttcactatCATCATTCACTAGTAAAAGACTCTCTTTCTCTGCCCTTTCAAATTCTTCCATTTCAGCTCCCAAAGTTCAGTTGTTGAAGTGGATTCCTTACTCGGGTCTCACCCCTTTCTCTTCTTGGAATGGACTGAAGCAACTCTCCATTTCAAAATCTCAATATTCAGTACAAATTG TGATTGTGTTTACAGGAAGAAGTAGAAAACACAAAGGGAAAGGAGTATATGCATCTCTGTTTGGTGTTGGTGCACCTGAGGCACTAGTAATTGGGGTTGTGGCCTTGCTTGTGTTTGGCCCAAAAGGTCTTGCCGAG GTTGCTCGTAACCTTGGGAAAACTTTGCGTGAATTTCAACCTACTATCAGAGAACTTCAG GAAGTTTCAAGGGACTTCAAGAGCACACTTGAACGAGAGATTGGCCTTGATGACATTAAAGGTTCAGGCCAAGACACAATTAAGTCTAGCACAACTTTAAGACAGGAGGTTGATCCCA ATGGTTCTCCATCGCCAAGCATAGCTTCCTCAAGTGAGGAGGACATGGAAAGGCTGCTGAGAATCGCTGAGGCTGAAAAACAAGCTGAGAAAGACCTTGCATCCTTACTTGAAAGTCAGTCTGAATCCCGAACTGTGTCACAAG TTGCAGATAATACTTCTTCCTCAGATAGAGCATACTCAACTGAAGAGTACTTGAAGATCACCGAGGAGCAGCTAAACGCAACTCCTCAGCTGCAGAATGAGACATCTATTCCCGAGCAAAGCCCCATCAATGCCCAAAGCCTGTCGCAAG CAGATAATTCATCTTCCTCAGATGGAGCATATTCAAGTGAAGAGGTTTCAAAGATCACTGAGCTGCAGCTATCTTCTCCCCAGCAAAGCCCCTCCAATGTCCAAAGCCAGTCGCAAG AAACTCTGAAAGAAGCTGCCTCGCCGATCCCTTCTTCCCAGAAACCTGAAAGCGAGACATAG
- the LOC104112230 gene encoding sec-independent protein translocase protein TATB, chloroplastic isoform X9 has protein sequence MTLMASAISAPTASSSSSLSSFTSKRLSFSALSNSSISAPKVQLLKWIPYSGLTPFSSWNGLKQLSISKSQYSVQIGRSRKHKGKGVYASLFGVGAPEALVIGVVALLVFGPKGLAEVARNLGKTLREFQPTIRELQEVSRDFKSTLEREIGLDDIKGSGQDTIKSSTTLRQEVDPNGSPSPSIASSSEEDMERLLRIAEAEKQAEKDLASLLESQSESRTVSQDNTSSSDRAYSTEEYLKITEEQLNATPQLQNETSIPEQSPINAQSLSQDNSSSSDGAYSSEEVSKITELQLSSPQQSPSNVQSQSQETLKEAASPIPSSQKPESET, from the exons ATGACCCTCATGGCTTCTGCAATCTCTGCTCCtactgcttcttcttcttcttcactatCATCATTCACTAGTAAAAGACTCTCTTTCTCTGCCCTTTCAAATTCTTCCATTTCAGCTCCCAAAGTTCAGTTGTTGAAGTGGATTCCTTACTCGGGTCTCACCCCTTTCTCTTCTTGGAATGGACTGAAGCAACTCTCCATTTCAAAATCTCAATATTCAGTACAAATTG GAAGAAGTAGAAAACACAAAGGGAAAGGAGTATATGCATCTCTGTTTGGTGTTGGTGCACCTGAGGCACTAGTAATTGGGGTTGTGGCCTTGCTTGTGTTTGGCCCAAAAGGTCTTGCCGAG GTTGCTCGTAACCTTGGGAAAACTTTGCGTGAATTTCAACCTACTATCAGAGAACTTCAG GAAGTTTCAAGGGACTTCAAGAGCACACTTGAACGAGAGATTGGCCTTGATGACATTAAAGGTTCAGGCCAAGACACAATTAAGTCTAGCACAACTTTAAGACAGGAGGTTGATCCCA ATGGTTCTCCATCGCCAAGCATAGCTTCCTCAAGTGAGGAGGACATGGAAAGGCTGCTGAGAATCGCTGAGGCTGAAAAACAAGCTGAGAAAGACCTTGCATCCTTACTTGAAAGTCAGTCTGAATCCCGAACTGTGTCACAAG ATAATACTTCTTCCTCAGATAGAGCATACTCAACTGAAGAGTACTTGAAGATCACCGAGGAGCAGCTAAACGCAACTCCTCAGCTGCAGAATGAGACATCTATTCCCGAGCAAAGCCCCATCAATGCCCAAAGCCTGTCGCAAG ATAATTCATCTTCCTCAGATGGAGCATATTCAAGTGAAGAGGTTTCAAAGATCACTGAGCTGCAGCTATCTTCTCCCCAGCAAAGCCCCTCCAATGTCCAAAGCCAGTCGCAAG AAACTCTGAAAGAAGCTGCCTCGCCGATCCCTTCTTCCCAGAAACCTGAAAGCGAGACATAG
- the LOC104112230 gene encoding sec-independent protein translocase protein TATB, chloroplastic isoform X6 — protein MTLMASAISAPTASSSSSLSSFTSKRLSFSALSNSSISAPKVQLLKWIPYSGLTPFSSWNGLKQLSISKSQYSVQIGRSRKHKGKGVYASLFGVGAPEALVIGVVALLVFGPKGLAEVARNLGKTLREFQPTIRELQEVSRDFKSTLEREIGLDDIKGSGQDTIKSSTTLRQEVDPNGSPSPSIASSSEEDMERLLRIAEAEKQAEKDLASLLESQSESRTVSQVADNTSSSDRAYSTEEYLKITEEQLNATPQLQNETSIPEQSPINAQSLSQDNSSSSDGAYSSEEVSKITELQLSSPQQSPSNVQSQSQETLKEAASPIPSSQKPESET, from the exons ATGACCCTCATGGCTTCTGCAATCTCTGCTCCtactgcttcttcttcttcttcactatCATCATTCACTAGTAAAAGACTCTCTTTCTCTGCCCTTTCAAATTCTTCCATTTCAGCTCCCAAAGTTCAGTTGTTGAAGTGGATTCCTTACTCGGGTCTCACCCCTTTCTCTTCTTGGAATGGACTGAAGCAACTCTCCATTTCAAAATCTCAATATTCAGTACAAATTG GAAGAAGTAGAAAACACAAAGGGAAAGGAGTATATGCATCTCTGTTTGGTGTTGGTGCACCTGAGGCACTAGTAATTGGGGTTGTGGCCTTGCTTGTGTTTGGCCCAAAAGGTCTTGCCGAG GTTGCTCGTAACCTTGGGAAAACTTTGCGTGAATTTCAACCTACTATCAGAGAACTTCAG GAAGTTTCAAGGGACTTCAAGAGCACACTTGAACGAGAGATTGGCCTTGATGACATTAAAGGTTCAGGCCAAGACACAATTAAGTCTAGCACAACTTTAAGACAGGAGGTTGATCCCA ATGGTTCTCCATCGCCAAGCATAGCTTCCTCAAGTGAGGAGGACATGGAAAGGCTGCTGAGAATCGCTGAGGCTGAAAAACAAGCTGAGAAAGACCTTGCATCCTTACTTGAAAGTCAGTCTGAATCCCGAACTGTGTCACAAG TTGCAGATAATACTTCTTCCTCAGATAGAGCATACTCAACTGAAGAGTACTTGAAGATCACCGAGGAGCAGCTAAACGCAACTCCTCAGCTGCAGAATGAGACATCTATTCCCGAGCAAAGCCCCATCAATGCCCAAAGCCTGTCGCAAG ATAATTCATCTTCCTCAGATGGAGCATATTCAAGTGAAGAGGTTTCAAAGATCACTGAGCTGCAGCTATCTTCTCCCCAGCAAAGCCCCTCCAATGTCCAAAGCCAGTCGCAAG AAACTCTGAAAGAAGCTGCCTCGCCGATCCCTTCTTCCCAGAAACCTGAAAGCGAGACATAG
- the LOC104112230 gene encoding sec-independent protein translocase protein TATB, chloroplastic isoform X2: MTLMASAISAPTASSSSSLSSFTSKRLSFSALSNSSISAPKVQLLKWIPYSGLTPFSSWNGLKQLSISKSQYSVQIVIVFTGRSRKHKGKGVYASLFGVGAPEALVIGVVALLVFGPKGLAEVARNLGKTLREFQPTIRELQEVSRDFKSTLEREIGLDDIKGSGQDTIKSSTTLRQEVDPNGSPSPSIASSSEEDMERLLRIAEAEKQAEKDLASLLESQSESRTVSQVADNTSSSDRAYSTEEYLKITEEQLNATPQLQNETSIPEQSPINAQSLSQDNSSSSDGAYSSEEVSKITELQLSSPQQSPSNVQSQSQETLKEAASPIPSSQKPESET, from the exons ATGACCCTCATGGCTTCTGCAATCTCTGCTCCtactgcttcttcttcttcttcactatCATCATTCACTAGTAAAAGACTCTCTTTCTCTGCCCTTTCAAATTCTTCCATTTCAGCTCCCAAAGTTCAGTTGTTGAAGTGGATTCCTTACTCGGGTCTCACCCCTTTCTCTTCTTGGAATGGACTGAAGCAACTCTCCATTTCAAAATCTCAATATTCAGTACAAATTG TGATTGTGTTTACAGGAAGAAGTAGAAAACACAAAGGGAAAGGAGTATATGCATCTCTGTTTGGTGTTGGTGCACCTGAGGCACTAGTAATTGGGGTTGTGGCCTTGCTTGTGTTTGGCCCAAAAGGTCTTGCCGAG GTTGCTCGTAACCTTGGGAAAACTTTGCGTGAATTTCAACCTACTATCAGAGAACTTCAG GAAGTTTCAAGGGACTTCAAGAGCACACTTGAACGAGAGATTGGCCTTGATGACATTAAAGGTTCAGGCCAAGACACAATTAAGTCTAGCACAACTTTAAGACAGGAGGTTGATCCCA ATGGTTCTCCATCGCCAAGCATAGCTTCCTCAAGTGAGGAGGACATGGAAAGGCTGCTGAGAATCGCTGAGGCTGAAAAACAAGCTGAGAAAGACCTTGCATCCTTACTTGAAAGTCAGTCTGAATCCCGAACTGTGTCACAAG TTGCAGATAATACTTCTTCCTCAGATAGAGCATACTCAACTGAAGAGTACTTGAAGATCACCGAGGAGCAGCTAAACGCAACTCCTCAGCTGCAGAATGAGACATCTATTCCCGAGCAAAGCCCCATCAATGCCCAAAGCCTGTCGCAAG ATAATTCATCTTCCTCAGATGGAGCATATTCAAGTGAAGAGGTTTCAAAGATCACTGAGCTGCAGCTATCTTCTCCCCAGCAAAGCCCCTCCAATGTCCAAAGCCAGTCGCAAG AAACTCTGAAAGAAGCTGCCTCGCCGATCCCTTCTTCCCAGAAACCTGAAAGCGAGACATAG